In Luteibacter mycovicinus, a genomic segment contains:
- the tssM gene encoding type VI secretion system membrane subunit TssM — MKRFNDMFRHVWLRTAIGILLCALLIAFGGPYLGIGDRQPFASVAARVIAIVVVAAVWIGVVLLRQWLARRRDRRMGDALAGEDDARRKDVDARIQAERDSLRARFLDALAVLRKRREGGGKLEDLPWYVVIGAPGSGKSTLLEHSGLDFPLASTAGKQSLAGVGGTRQCDWWFTDQAVFLDTAGRYTTQDSDPGVDAPAWHDFLRLLSRYRRRRPVNGVLLTVSVTELLTMDVAGRQRLADTLRERLDELGTWLGVTLPVYLVFTKVDLVAGFLEAVDTLDAAGRAQVWGVTFTPERSLDGGASSLLGGEFDALLERIDAGTIERMHAERDVRRRARILSFPQQLRHLRELAVPLAAAIFSSHAYGRAPVLRGMYLTSGTQEGTPIDRVLSVVGHSFGIRSSVQGTTRSPRRTFFVERLLNDVILPEAGFAGSDPQRLRRRRLAEAGAIAAIAVLTAGLLIGMFTSAARNADFIARVDEALRDYPDDSRVPVPSSLRQYDAQALQRLDPLGRTEQVAAQVRTERQWSMRFGLFQGDALFDEVRAAHVREINASVVPGLALQFRDGLRDAAGDPQRLYYVLKGYLMLGQPEHRGGEALSLLARERWREVFPDEDGLADALEGHFRLLFDGHDGLRSLPVDVALVEAARASLRAADLATLIYGGLKLDSETRQDMPVRLDRTLGLLGNVFRRRSGAPLARPLPALYTRPVFANLVQEGGSAALGTQGGIAKAVDRFVKDDWVFGATTADPLRRASLVAQVQTLYVADYIRAWDKLIGDLQLQPVTNVQEASGVAARLAGPGSPLKALLMLVRDNTSDLLRQAAPDGGGKVATVAERRVVDRVKSRSEIARVIAEGSAPAERATVQRPDATISDHFATLNQLTDGTPGSMPVDRVLGVLDQMSKTLLTLRPGVDTFGQPDPALAVARQEAGQLPPPLSTWLGSLVGSSQSLVSKGADGALADGFRQAAGGDCSRFVQGRYPFAAESRSDIPVQNFAELFGNGGRFDTFFKQTLARAVDSSGSTWTFRDADGARSGGAVLAQAQLADAIRQAYFRDGPAPQVGFTLSITTPPAGIGRLLVEIDGQKFEYKAGEDSAPVAMRWPGPTPGSTRVSAWDTAGNPLPVLEYPGEWGWFHALDAASLQRRTETRFGASFGFGSVRANVDIEASSLRNPFGDTSVRRFRCPT, encoded by the coding sequence ATGAAACGTTTCAACGACATGTTCCGTCACGTGTGGCTGCGCACGGCGATCGGCATCCTGCTCTGCGCGCTGTTGATCGCCTTCGGCGGACCCTATCTGGGAATCGGCGATCGCCAGCCGTTCGCCAGCGTGGCCGCACGCGTCATCGCGATCGTCGTGGTGGCGGCGGTGTGGATCGGAGTGGTGTTGCTGCGCCAATGGCTGGCGCGGCGTCGCGACCGGCGCATGGGCGATGCGCTGGCCGGCGAAGACGACGCGCGACGCAAGGACGTCGACGCCCGCATCCAGGCGGAGCGGGACAGTCTGCGTGCGCGCTTCCTCGACGCGCTCGCCGTGCTGCGCAAGCGCCGCGAGGGTGGCGGCAAGCTGGAAGACCTGCCCTGGTACGTCGTGATCGGTGCGCCGGGCTCCGGCAAGAGCACCTTGCTCGAGCATTCCGGGCTCGACTTTCCCCTGGCCAGCACGGCGGGCAAGCAGTCCCTGGCCGGCGTCGGCGGTACACGCCAGTGCGACTGGTGGTTCACCGATCAGGCGGTGTTCCTCGACACCGCCGGCCGCTACACCACACAGGATTCCGATCCCGGCGTGGATGCACCGGCATGGCACGATTTCCTGCGTCTGCTGAGCCGGTACCGTCGTCGTCGCCCGGTCAACGGCGTACTGCTCACGGTCAGTGTCACCGAACTGCTGACGATGGACGTGGCGGGGCGGCAACGTCTCGCCGACACGCTGCGCGAGCGTCTGGACGAACTGGGCACCTGGCTGGGGGTGACCTTGCCGGTCTATCTGGTCTTCACCAAGGTCGATCTGGTCGCCGGCTTCCTCGAAGCGGTCGACACGCTCGACGCCGCGGGACGCGCACAGGTCTGGGGTGTGACGTTCACGCCGGAGCGCAGCCTCGACGGCGGTGCCTCGTCGCTGCTCGGCGGCGAGTTCGATGCGCTGCTGGAGCGCATCGATGCGGGGACCATCGAACGCATGCACGCCGAACGTGACGTGCGCCGTCGCGCGAGGATACTTTCCTTCCCGCAGCAGTTGCGTCACCTGCGCGAACTGGCGGTGCCGCTGGCCGCCGCCATCTTCAGCAGTCATGCCTACGGGCGTGCACCCGTGCTACGTGGCATGTACCTGACTTCCGGCACCCAGGAGGGCACGCCGATCGATCGTGTGCTTTCGGTGGTCGGTCATTCGTTCGGTATCCGTTCGTCGGTCCAGGGCACCACGCGTTCGCCACGGCGTACCTTCTTCGTCGAACGACTGCTCAACGACGTGATTCTTCCCGAGGCGGGTTTCGCGGGGTCGGACCCGCAGCGGCTGCGCCGTCGCCGCCTGGCAGAAGCCGGCGCCATCGCGGCGATTGCCGTGCTGACGGCCGGCTTGCTGATCGGCATGTTCACGAGCGCCGCGCGCAACGCGGATTTTATCGCCCGTGTCGACGAGGCCTTACGTGATTATCCGGACGACTCGCGCGTGCCGGTGCCGTCGTCGTTGCGTCAGTACGATGCGCAGGCGTTGCAGCGGCTCGATCCACTTGGCCGCACCGAACAGGTGGCGGCGCAGGTACGCACGGAACGACAGTGGTCGATGCGCTTCGGCCTGTTCCAGGGCGACGCGTTGTTCGATGAAGTGCGTGCCGCGCACGTGCGCGAGATCAATGCGAGCGTCGTACCGGGGCTGGCGCTGCAGTTCCGTGACGGCCTGCGCGATGCGGCGGGCGATCCGCAGCGACTCTATTACGTGCTGAAGGGCTACCTCATGCTGGGCCAGCCGGAGCACCGCGGTGGCGAAGCGCTGTCGTTGCTGGCACGCGAGCGCTGGCGTGAGGTATTCCCGGATGAGGACGGGCTGGCGGATGCGCTCGAAGGACACTTCCGTCTGCTGTTCGACGGGCACGACGGGCTGCGCAGCTTGCCTGTCGACGTCGCGCTGGTGGAAGCGGCGCGTGCCTCGTTGCGCGCGGCGGACCTGGCGACGCTGATCTACGGCGGTCTGAAGCTCGACAGTGAGACGCGTCAGGACATGCCGGTACGCCTGGATCGCACACTCGGGCTGCTTGGCAATGTATTTCGTCGCCGTAGCGGTGCGCCCCTGGCCAGGCCGCTGCCGGCGCTCTACACGCGCCCCGTGTTCGCCAACCTCGTGCAGGAGGGCGGCAGTGCCGCGCTGGGCACGCAGGGCGGGATCGCCAAAGCGGTGGATCGTTTCGTGAAGGATGACTGGGTGTTCGGTGCGACGACGGCGGATCCCCTGCGTCGTGCCTCGCTCGTCGCTCAGGTGCAGACGCTATACGTCGCCGACTACATCCGTGCGTGGGACAAACTCATCGGCGACCTGCAGTTGCAGCCGGTGACCAACGTACAGGAAGCCAGTGGTGTGGCGGCACGCCTGGCCGGGCCGGGGTCGCCGCTGAAGGCCTTGCTGATGCTGGTCCGCGACAATACCAGCGATCTGCTGCGCCAGGCCGCACCGGACGGCGGCGGCAAGGTGGCGACGGTGGCCGAACGCCGGGTGGTCGACCGGGTGAAGAGTCGCAGCGAGATTGCGCGCGTGATCGCCGAAGGCAGCGCACCGGCCGAGCGTGCGACCGTTCAACGTCCCGACGCGACCATTTCCGATCATTTCGCCACGCTCAATCAGTTGACCGATGGCACGCCCGGCAGCATGCCGGTGGATCGCGTGCTCGGTGTGCTGGACCAGATGAGCAAGACGTTGCTGACGCTGCGGCCGGGCGTGGACACCTTCGGACAACCCGACCCCGCTCTGGCGGTGGCGCGGCAGGAGGCCGGTCAGTTGCCTCCGCCGCTCTCGACGTGGCTGGGCAGTCTCGTCGGTTCGAGCCAGAGCCTGGTGAGCAAAGGCGCCGACGGCGCGCTCGCCGATGGGTTCCGTCAGGCGGCGGGCGGGGATTGCTCACGCTTCGTGCAGGGGCGCTATCCGTTCGCGGCAGAGAGCCGATCCGACATCCCGGTGCAGAACTTTGCCGAGCTGTTCGGTAACGGGGGGCGCTTCGACACCTTCTTCAAGCAGACGCTCGCGCGCGCGGTCGACAGCAGTGGCAGCACATGGACGTTCCGCGACGCGGATGGTGCCCGCTCCGGCGGCGCCGTGCTGGCGCAGGCGCAGCTCGCCGACGCGATCCGGCAGGCGTATTTCCGCGACGGCCCCGCGCCACAGGTCGGCTTCACGCTGTCGATCACAACGCCGCCGGCCGGTATCGGTCGCCTGCTGGTGGAGATCGACGGCCAGAAGTTCGAGTACAAGGCGGGCGAGGACAGCGCGCCGGTCGCGATGCGCTGGCCGGGACCGACGCCGGGAAGCACGCGCGTCAGCGCCTGGGACACCGCCGGCAATCCGCTGCCGGTCCTCGAGTACCCCGGCGAGTGGGGCTGGTTCCACGCACTCGATGCCGCGTCGCTCCAGCGGCGTACGGAGACCCGCTTCGGTGCCAGCTTCGGCTTCGGCAGCGTGCGGGCCAATGTCGACATCGAGGCGTCCAGCTTGCGCAATCCGTTCGGCGACACCAGCGTGCGCCGCTTCCGGTGTCCGACATGA
- the tagF gene encoding type VI secretion system-associated protein TagF — protein MTRVLVGFHGKLPCAGDFVQRRLPVGFVDRWDTAMQAALAGIAEALGEGWKDRFGAAPSWRFVLAAHVCGPLAWAGVIASSHDRVDRPFPLMLGAPVPRGQNGWPRPPRPAWFHALDAAMERSRDAVSVSIFDAVVAMLPEPVAGQHDLPRMPDHARSLWWRDDVPGDGIAMSGLPGVPDYLRLLGVDRLEPFA, from the coding sequence ATGACGCGGGTACTCGTAGGTTTCCACGGCAAGCTGCCCTGCGCGGGAGATTTCGTGCAGCGCCGTCTGCCGGTCGGCTTCGTGGATCGCTGGGATACCGCGATGCAGGCGGCACTGGCCGGTATCGCCGAGGCGCTGGGCGAGGGCTGGAAGGACCGCTTCGGCGCGGCGCCATCCTGGCGATTCGTTCTGGCCGCACACGTATGCGGGCCGCTGGCGTGGGCCGGTGTCATCGCGTCTTCGCACGACCGCGTCGACCGGCCGTTCCCGCTGATGCTCGGCGCCCCCGTGCCGCGCGGACAGAACGGATGGCCGCGGCCGCCTCGTCCCGCGTGGTTCCACGCGCTCGACGCCGCGATGGAGCGCTCGCGTGATGCGGTCAGCGTGTCGATCTTCGACGCGGTGGTCGCCATGCTTCCCGAGCCGGTCGCGGGCCAGCACGATCTGCCCCGCATGCCCGACCACGCGCGAAGTCTCTGGTGGCGGGACGATGTTCCCGGTGACGGCATCGCCATGTCGGGTCTTCCCGGTGTTCCCGATTACCTGCGCCTGCTCGGCGTCGACCGCCTGGAGCCTTTCGCGTGA
- a CDS encoding PP2C family protein-serine/threonine phosphatase, translated as MSMPYVSAGRTETGHVRRHNEDAILVAEERGLWAVADGLGGHSAGDVASSLITERLRALPLAHDVTDTMDAVEDELLRINQRLRALASDRRVDAVASTVVVLVHTRDLVVVGWVGDSRAYAFEDGRLWQVTHDHVHGDRADETRFGAQTAQKNAGALTRAVGAEDHLFVDWVVHPRRPGTCFVLCSDGINKELTDAEIEVHCRRHSDPAGLIDALVGTALNRAGRDNVSAVAIRLDDYEESHP; from the coding sequence GTGAGCATGCCCTATGTATCCGCCGGCCGGACGGAGACCGGCCATGTGCGTCGTCACAACGAGGACGCGATCCTCGTCGCCGAAGAACGTGGCCTCTGGGCCGTCGCCGATGGACTCGGCGGCCACAGCGCCGGCGACGTCGCCAGTTCGCTGATCACCGAGCGGCTGCGCGCGTTGCCTCTCGCGCACGACGTGACCGACACGATGGACGCGGTCGAAGACGAACTGCTGCGCATCAATCAGCGTCTGCGCGCGCTCGCCAGCGACAGGCGCGTGGACGCCGTCGCCTCGACGGTGGTGGTGCTCGTACATACGCGCGATCTGGTGGTGGTCGGCTGGGTAGGCGACAGCCGGGCGTACGCGTTTGAAGATGGACGTCTGTGGCAGGTGACCCACGACCACGTGCACGGCGACCGCGCCGACGAGACACGTTTCGGCGCCCAGACGGCGCAGAAAAACGCCGGTGCACTGACGCGCGCGGTCGGCGCGGAAGATCACCTGTTTGTGGACTGGGTGGTCCATCCGCGCCGTCCGGGCACGTGTTTCGTGCTGTGTTCGGACGGCATCAACAAGGAGCTGACCGATGCGGAGATCGAGGTGCACTGCCGGCGTCATTCCGACCCGGCCGGCCTGATCGATGCGCTGGTCGGTACGGCATTGAATCGCGCCGGCAGGGACAATGTATCCGCCGTGGCGATACGACTGGACGATTACGAGGAGTCGCACCCATGA
- a CDS encoding bifunctional serine/threonine-protein kinase/formylglycine-generating enzyme family protein: protein MTQPPGDDETRVLPLSPSAPTRADDDDDATVFKPLHAQAGDGAASSAATTASASQGTGDTWRRMSGMAEGERIAVGSLLKGRFLMERELGRGGMGVVYLARDERKVEARDRDPYVAIKVLNDEFRKHPDALIALQRESRRAQHLGNDHIVRVYDFDKDGSNVFMTMEYVEGDDLRTVIRSRARDGMPFDQAWPLIDGMGEALSRAHAAGIVHSDFKPGNVMITPSGVAKVFDFGIARAGQIGLEAADDRTVFDAGTLGAMTPAYASLEMLQGRSPTPGDDVYAFACVVVELLTGRHPFDKESAEEAMNAGRRPPAVPGLDKRQYKALCDGLAFTADKRTRDIGDLLAGLRKRRWRERATPWLAGAVLLTVVAVGFAWYGAMRIHQQHVVDTLRRFGPGQADGFRNEDDARVALAALDGDERRRVVVDGADAIDGFLVRLVANDWDPAHGRYDYAGAQEAFRLRGELKTFAPRLDRRREEVAHERDDALNRLDTSLSQAMLANRLTGSGDDAVPAILTRIRAIDPASPLLSSPELKLKLAAVAPASTAAPPPTSPDIRAAEQASRLESLRRASAAGDLDKASDSFRQLRATQDGTGSVNDEAADLLAHAYLGAARAACAAGHWKEAADRIAAGVTQLPGRADLAAANNRYQLALAVMTAARAPTVTAADQDGLRKRVEAMGKEDPEGLKDLEAAMAASKALPDGSLANVVKKLRTVAPVADPCALRGLAGSGRECFDTFSAGAHGPAMVVVPRGRKPFAMMRTEVHIADLDQFCRATRTCAIKKDNPLTDPARSIDAAFARRYAAWLSQVSGHVYRLPSEDEWLLAARAGENWDAKESNCGASSSGLGRLMRSDELTSKGIVNPWGLIDMTGSVWEWVTRGDALVVHGGSFRSGPAVCSVASVRPSNGSPERDVGFRLVRDIK from the coding sequence ATGACGCAGCCTCCTGGCGACGACGAAACTCGCGTGCTGCCGCTGTCGCCGTCGGCACCGACCCGCGCGGACGACGACGATGATGCGACGGTGTTCAAGCCGCTGCATGCCCAGGCCGGTGACGGCGCGGCATCGTCCGCGGCTACGACGGCATCCGCATCGCAGGGCACCGGCGATACCTGGCGCCGCATGTCCGGCATGGCCGAAGGCGAGCGCATCGCCGTCGGCAGCCTGCTCAAGGGTCGTTTCCTCATGGAGCGCGAACTCGGGCGTGGCGGGATGGGCGTGGTGTACCTGGCGCGCGATGAGCGCAAGGTCGAAGCACGCGACCGCGATCCGTATGTCGCGATCAAGGTGCTCAACGACGAATTCCGCAAGCATCCGGACGCACTGATCGCCTTGCAACGCGAGTCGCGCCGTGCGCAGCATCTGGGCAACGACCACATCGTCCGTGTGTACGACTTCGACAAGGACGGCAGTAACGTCTTCATGACGATGGAGTACGTCGAGGGCGACGACCTGCGCACGGTCATCCGCTCGCGCGCGCGTGACGGTATGCCGTTCGATCAGGCGTGGCCCCTGATCGACGGTATGGGCGAAGCGCTGTCCCGCGCGCACGCGGCGGGTATCGTGCATTCGGATTTCAAGCCGGGTAACGTGATGATCACGCCATCCGGCGTTGCCAAGGTGTTCGACTTCGGCATCGCGCGCGCGGGTCAGATCGGCCTCGAAGCGGCCGACGACCGCACCGTTTTCGATGCTGGCACGCTGGGTGCGATGACCCCCGCATACGCCAGCCTGGAGATGCTCCAGGGTAGGTCGCCGACCCCCGGCGACGATGTGTATGCGTTCGCCTGTGTCGTGGTCGAACTGCTCACCGGGCGCCACCCTTTCGACAAGGAAAGCGCGGAAGAAGCCATGAACGCGGGGCGTCGTCCGCCCGCGGTACCGGGACTGGACAAGCGCCAGTACAAGGCGCTCTGTGACGGGCTGGCGTTTACGGCGGATAAGCGCACGCGCGACATCGGCGACCTTCTGGCCGGCCTGCGCAAGCGGCGCTGGCGCGAACGTGCGACGCCGTGGCTCGCCGGGGCGGTGTTGCTCACGGTGGTCGCGGTGGGCTTCGCCTGGTATGGCGCGATGCGGATCCACCAGCAGCATGTCGTCGACACATTGCGGCGTTTCGGCCCCGGTCAGGCGGACGGTTTCCGCAACGAAGACGACGCGCGCGTCGCCCTGGCGGCGCTCGATGGCGACGAGCGTCGTCGCGTCGTGGTCGATGGCGCGGACGCCATCGACGGTTTCCTCGTCCGGCTGGTGGCGAACGACTGGGATCCCGCGCATGGCCGCTACGACTACGCGGGGGCCCAGGAAGCGTTCCGTCTGCGCGGTGAACTGAAGACCTTCGCACCGCGTCTGGACCGTCGCCGCGAAGAGGTGGCGCACGAACGCGACGACGCGCTCAATCGACTGGATACATCACTGAGCCAGGCCATGCTGGCCAATCGGCTTACCGGCAGCGGCGACGACGCGGTACCGGCCATCCTGACCAGGATCCGCGCCATCGATCCCGCGAGCCCCTTGCTTTCCAGCCCGGAGCTGAAACTGAAACTCGCCGCGGTCGCACCGGCGTCGACCGCTGCGCCACCGCCCACGTCGCCTGATATCCGCGCCGCCGAGCAGGCGTCGAGGCTGGAGTCGCTGCGACGCGCTTCCGCGGCAGGGGATCTCGACAAGGCCAGCGACAGCTTTCGCCAGCTCCGCGCGACGCAGGACGGCACGGGAAGCGTGAACGACGAAGCCGCCGATCTGCTGGCGCACGCCTATCTGGGGGCGGCCCGTGCCGCCTGCGCCGCCGGGCATTGGAAAGAAGCGGCCGATCGTATCGCCGCGGGCGTTACCCAGCTTCCGGGGCGCGCCGACCTGGCCGCCGCGAACAATCGCTACCAGCTGGCGCTCGCGGTGATGACGGCTGCCAGAGCGCCGACCGTCACGGCGGCCGATCAGGACGGATTGCGTAAGCGGGTCGAAGCGATGGGCAAGGAGGATCCGGAAGGCCTTAAGGATCTGGAAGCGGCCATGGCCGCGTCGAAAGCGCTTCCGGACGGCTCGCTGGCCAATGTGGTGAAGAAACTGCGGACGGTGGCGCCGGTCGCCGATCCATGCGCACTGCGCGGGCTGGCAGGCAGCGGGCGCGAATGTTTCGACACGTTTTCCGCTGGCGCCCACGGCCCGGCCATGGTCGTCGTACCTCGTGGCCGCAAGCCGTTCGCGATGATGCGTACCGAGGTACACATCGCCGATCTCGACCAGTTCTGCCGTGCCACGCGGACGTGCGCGATCAAGAAGGACAACCCGCTGACCGATCCCGCGCGCTCGATCGACGCGGCCTTCGCCCGCCGCTATGCGGCGTGGCTGTCGCAGGTCAGCGGGCACGTGTATCGCCTGCCTAGCGAAGACGAGTGGCTGCTGGCCGCGCGGGCGGGCGAGAACTGGGATGCGAAGGAATCCAACTGCGGCGCTTCGTCATCGGGCCTGGGACGGCTGATGCGCAGCGACGAACTGACCAGCAAGGGCATCGTCAATCCATGGGGACTGATCGATATGACCGGTAGTGTCTGGGAATGGGTGACCCGCGGCGACGCGCTGGTGGTGCATGGTGGCAGTTTCCGAAGCGGTCCGGCGGTCTGTTCCGTCGCCAGCGTGCGCCCGAGCAACGGCTCGCCGGAACGGGATGTCGGCTTCCGGCTGGTGAGGGACATCAAATGA
- the tssA gene encoding type VI secretion system protein TssA, which yields MTDTTDHLLEPLDAEAPCGPNLEYDAAFLTLESLAAPRPERAIGDTVKQAEEPDWRDVARQAEQVAGRTHDLRVAVHLGNARLKTAGVVAWAASIGLIAGLLQRYWDDVHPRLDGDDPTERINALASLSAVDGTAGYLRGTPLLRAERIGAFSLRDLRLLNGTLKPGDAPTADDGAVSQEIVDAVVQHVDIAELLATDAAIAEAVSQVQAIGHVFEMRTPGAGPDLDTLERDLRELHLFLRAQVASRAPEALASQDAEAAGEGDAIRPETEHVAARGPVRNTDDVLRMLEEICAWYARHEPSSPVPPLLRRASRLVGLSFAELLRTLAPGGLSEFQSLAGDDENP from the coding sequence GTGACGGATACCACTGATCACCTGCTGGAACCGCTGGACGCCGAAGCGCCATGCGGCCCCAATCTCGAATACGACGCCGCCTTCCTCACGCTGGAAAGCCTGGCGGCACCCCGGCCGGAGCGCGCGATCGGCGATACCGTGAAGCAGGCCGAGGAACCCGACTGGCGCGACGTCGCGCGACAGGCCGAACAGGTCGCCGGGCGTACGCACGATCTGCGGGTCGCCGTTCACCTGGGCAACGCACGGCTGAAGACCGCCGGTGTCGTAGCCTGGGCGGCGAGCATCGGCCTCATCGCCGGGTTGCTTCAGCGCTACTGGGACGACGTGCACCCGCGCCTCGACGGCGACGATCCGACCGAGCGGATCAATGCGCTCGCGTCGCTCTCGGCGGTGGATGGCACCGCTGGCTATCTGCGCGGTACCCCACTCCTGCGCGCCGAACGCATCGGAGCATTCTCCCTGCGCGACCTGCGTCTGCTCAACGGAACGCTGAAGCCGGGCGACGCACCGACGGCGGACGACGGGGCGGTCTCGCAGGAGATCGTCGACGCCGTCGTGCAGCACGTCGACATCGCGGAACTGCTGGCGACGGACGCTGCGATTGCTGAGGCCGTCTCACAGGTACAGGCGATCGGACACGTGTTCGAGATGCGCACGCCAGGTGCCGGCCCCGACCTCGACACGCTCGAACGCGACCTGCGTGAGTTGCATCTGTTCCTGCGTGCACAGGTCGCGTCGCGTGCACCGGAAGCCCTTGCCAGCCAGGACGCGGAGGCCGCGGGAGAAGGCGACGCCATCCGTCCGGAGACGGAGCATGTCGCCGCACGCGGTCCCGTGCGCAACACCGACGACGTACTACGGATGCTCGAAGAGATCTGCGCGTGGTATGCGCGGCACGAGCCGTCGAGTCCCGTACCGCCTTTACTCCGCCGCGCCAGTCGCCTGGTGGGACTGAGTTTCGCGGAATTGCTGCGGACGCTCGCGCCGGGTGGCCTGTCCGAATTCCAGTCGCTGGCGGGGGACGACGAAAACCCGTGA
- a CDS encoding LysR family transcriptional regulator — MNLKPSDLPLLVSLDMLLEERNVTRAASKLHVSQPALSAQLARLRRLFNDPLLVPSETGRGMVPTPKAEEMAAPLRDALSQLGTLADPGGVFDPVRDAATFRIAGSTSAVGTFALPLIQSFQEKGNRALKVAFRAGYEDQDVLGLFESGEIDILLVPNEDVPSSLKMRQLMADEFVMVQRAGHPRGTHRLSVEEYCSLSHMVVSSSGRLEGLLDQHLKQRGLTRDVLVSASNGESIGPMLNATDLVCTVPQSMFDSLGAGIEAYALPFDIPDTALAMAWHSRLDKQPAHRWLREELTRISRGLHPTRHTGGQIYPFPPLEHLRDGYH; from the coding sequence ATGAATCTCAAACCGAGCGACCTGCCCCTACTCGTCTCTCTCGACATGCTGCTGGAGGAACGTAACGTCACCCGCGCGGCGTCGAAGCTTCACGTGAGCCAGCCTGCGCTTTCCGCGCAACTGGCGAGGCTTCGCCGCCTGTTCAACGACCCACTGCTCGTTCCGTCCGAAACGGGTCGCGGCATGGTGCCCACGCCCAAAGCCGAAGAAATGGCTGCGCCGCTGCGCGACGCGCTTTCACAACTCGGCACGCTGGCCGACCCGGGCGGTGTCTTCGATCCCGTGCGGGATGCGGCCACGTTTCGTATCGCCGGCTCGACCAGCGCCGTGGGGACCTTCGCGCTTCCCCTCATTCAGTCCTTTCAGGAAAAAGGCAACCGTGCCCTCAAGGTGGCGTTCCGCGCGGGATACGAAGACCAGGACGTGCTCGGCCTGTTCGAAAGCGGCGAGATCGACATCCTGCTCGTTCCGAACGAGGACGTACCCAGCTCGCTGAAAATGCGCCAGCTGATGGCCGACGAGTTCGTCATGGTGCAGCGTGCGGGGCACCCGCGTGGCACGCACCGTCTCTCCGTCGAGGAATACTGCTCGCTAAGCCACATGGTGGTTTCCTCCTCGGGCCGCCTCGAAGGTCTGCTGGACCAGCACCTGAAGCAACGGGGCCTGACGCGCGACGTCCTGGTCTCCGCATCCAACGGCGAAAGCATCGGCCCCATGCTCAATGCGACCGATCTCGTCTGCACGGTGCCGCAGAGCATGTTCGATTCGCTCGGCGCGGGTATCGAAGCTTACGCATTGCCTTTCGACATCCCCGACACCGCGCTGGCGATGGCCTGGCACAGCCGGCTCGACAAGCAACCGGCCCACCGATGGCTACGCGAGGAACTCACGCGCATCAGCCGTGGACTGCATCCCACGCGGCATACGGGCGGCCAGATCTATCCCTTCCCTCCACTGGAGCATCTCCGTGACGGATACCACTGA
- a CDS encoding DUF4105 domain-containing protein, with amino-acid sequence MRHALLFLLALCVVPMARAGIVDAPASDLDISLMTYGPGDIYWERFGHDALEIRDRVSGEAIAFNYGVFDFDQKGFILNFARGIMAYRMDAETTQSDVEFYAGEGRYVHRQHLSLDIAQKDALRRFMLWNIRPENAGYHYDYYTDNCTTRVRDALDTALGGALGRQLGSWGGAMTYREHTARLMSNQTWLMLGMDLGLGPYADQPMTAWKEAFLPMVLEAELRRVRIGDGASERPLVDGEEILAKSRLLPPPFEAPDLRWPLLIAGLLLAIPLALPAFTRHREARFTFVIAGTLFSVFSGLAGLFMIGLWAFTLHRSAWGNFNLLAYQPLAFLLIPGIWRLRRAGRPMGRFSTRIAAISFAACIIGLLLHLWPDFPQRNMPWLLFALPCWAALFATFGRRHD; translated from the coding sequence ATGCGCCACGCCCTGCTCTTCCTGCTCGCCCTCTGTGTCGTTCCCATGGCCCGCGCCGGCATCGTCGATGCACCGGCCTCGGACCTCGATATCTCCCTGATGACCTACGGGCCGGGCGACATCTACTGGGAACGGTTCGGGCACGACGCACTGGAGATCCGTGACCGCGTCAGCGGCGAAGCGATCGCGTTCAACTACGGCGTCTTCGACTTCGATCAGAAGGGCTTCATCCTCAACTTCGCGCGCGGCATCATGGCCTACCGCATGGATGCCGAGACCACGCAGTCCGATGTGGAGTTCTACGCGGGCGAAGGGCGCTATGTGCACCGCCAGCACCTGAGCCTGGATATCGCACAGAAAGACGCACTGCGCCGTTTCATGCTGTGGAACATCCGCCCGGAGAACGCGGGCTATCACTACGACTACTACACGGACAACTGCACGACACGCGTGCGCGACGCACTCGACACGGCACTCGGCGGCGCGCTTGGCCGCCAGCTGGGCTCCTGGGGCGGCGCCATGACCTACCGCGAGCACACCGCCCGACTGATGAGTAACCAGACCTGGCTGATGCTCGGCATGGATCTTGGCCTCGGGCCTTACGCCGACCAGCCGATGACAGCATGGAAGGAAGCCTTCCTGCCCATGGTGCTCGAAGCCGAGCTGCGTCGCGTACGTATCGGTGATGGCGCGAGCGAACGCCCCCTTGTCGACGGCGAGGAAATCCTCGCGAAGAGCCGGCTGCTGCCTCCGCCATTCGAGGCCCCGGACCTCCGCTGGCCCCTGCTGATCGCAGGGCTGCTCCTCGCGATTCCGCTGGCGCTGCCCGCGTTCACGCGGCATCGCGAGGCCCGGTTTACGTTCGTGATTGCCGGCACATTGTTCAGCGTCTTCTCTGGCCTCGCCGGTCTGTTCATGATCGGACTGTGGGCCTTCACACTGCACCGCTCGGCCTGGGGCAATTTCAATCTGCTTGCCTACCAGCCGCTGGCGTTTCTACTGATACCCGGCATCTGGCGCCTGCGTCGCGCCGGTCGCCCGATGGGGCGTTTCAGCACACGCATCGCAGCAATCTCGTTCGCCGCCTGCATCATCGGCCTGCTGCTGCATCTGTGGCCTGATTTCCCGCAGCGCAACATGCCGTGGCTGCTTTTCGCACTGCCCTGCTGGGCCGCATTGTTCGCCACATTCGGCCGTCGCCACGACTGA